The genomic DNA TCCTTTTTCTCCGTGTGCTCTTCGGCCCCGGCGGTCCGCTCCGGGACAAGGAACTGGAGGAAGAGGCCCGGCGCGAAACCGAACAGGAACGGGCCGAACTTGAAGAAATGTTTGCGAAAGGCGAAATTTCCGAGATGGAATACAATGTCAAGATGAAGGGCCTCAAGGATTGACCATGCCCCTGTCCGACCATGTCCGCCTGGTCAGGGAATTCGCCGAAGGCCACCTCATCGGTGAAAATCGCCGCGACTACCACATCCGCCTGAAGCTTGACCACTCCATGCGGGTGCTGGACAACGGCATGGCCATCATCAAGGGCGAGGGCATTGACGGCCGCACCGCCGACCTCGCGGCCATGGCCGCCCTGTACCATGACATCGGACGGTTTCCGCAGTTCGCCCGATACGGGACCTTCAAGGATGCCGAATCGATCAACCACGGACGCATGGGTGTGCTCACCCTGCGCACCCTCGACCTTCCCGGCGGGTTCACGCACGACGAATGGCGGCTTATCCGGGCCGCCGTTGGCCTGCACAACGCCAAAGAGGTCAACCCCGGCCTGAAAGGCGTCCTGGCCACCATGGTCAACGTCGCCCGCGACGCGGACAAGGTCGACATCTTCGGCGTGGTCCTGGACCACCTGAGCCAGCCGGACTCACCGGACCGGGTGGTCGTCCTTCAGCTTGAGGAACACCCCACACGCTACACCCCGGCCGTTCTCGACGCGGTCATGTCCGGCGGCTCCTGCGACTACTCACTGATGCGCTACGACAAGGACTTCCTGCTTCTCATGACGGGGTGGCTCTTTTCACTGGCCTACGGAACCTCGGCCCGACTGCTGCTTGATCGCGGCATGGTGGCGCGCACGTTCGGGATGCTGCCGAAAAACGATGACATCAGTGCGCTGAAAGAAAAGGTGCTCCGCCACCTGCAAGCCGCAGCCTCGGCCCGACGCTGAACGAAATCCCGCCGCGAGACACCCGGGCCGTAAAAATCCGCCACGGCGAACGGCCGCTCCCTTTCTCCCGATGGATGCTTTACATCCTGTCGCGAATGCTTATCCTTTTCGATAACGCATTCTATCCGAACACAGGAGAATTCCCATGTCCGACACACTTTACGACGTCGCCATACTCGGCTCCGGCCCCGGCGGCCTACAGGCCGCCATTCATGCCTCGCGCAAGAAAGTCAAAACCCTGATGCTCGGCCGCATCGACAACTCCAGCCTCTACTGGGCCCATGTCGAGAACTACTGCTGCCAAATCGAGATCACGGGCGAGGAAATCCTGAAAAAAGGCCGTGCACAGGCTGAGAGCTTCGGCACCGAATTTCGGGACGAGGATGTGCTCGCCATCGAACCCGAAGGCAAATTGTTTTCCCTCAAGCTGGAATCCGGGGACATTGTCCGGACCAAAAGCGTCATCCTCGCCACGGGCTCCAACCGCAACAAGCTGGGCGTCCCCGGCGAGAAAGAGCTTCTCGGCAAGGGGGTGAGCTACTGCGTCGATTGCGACGCGGGCTTCTACCGCAACGAAGTGGTGGCCGTGGCGGGCTGCCGCAGCGCCGCCGCCGGTGGAGCCGTGGCTCTGACCAACTTCGCCAGCGAAGTGCACCTCTACTGCGCCGAGCTGGATGTGAACGAAGGATTGCGCCAACAGCTCGTCGACACGGGCGTAAAAGTCCATGAAGGCGTGAGCATCAAGGAAATAGTCGGCGAGAACGCGGTCGAGTCCGTGCTTCTGGACGACGGCACCACGCAGCCGGTCTCCGGGGTATTCATCGAACTCGGCGCCAAGGGAGTGCTGGAGCTGACCGCCATGCTCGGAGTGCAACTGGACGAAAACATGAAATATATCGAAACCGACAAAAAACAGCGCACCAATGTGCCCGGCATATATGCAGCGGGCGACATCTGCGGCCCGCCCCTGCAAATGGCCAAGGCCGTGGGCGAAGGATGCGTGGCCGGAATCGAAACCGCCACCTACGCCAAAAAACTGGAACTGAACTAGTCGGAACGCTAGTCTCCCGAAATGCGGCAGCAGACTCGGGCCTTGATGAAACCGGATATCCGCTCGCGGGTGTCCGGTTCGTCGTTTTCGAAGCTCAGGACGGCATACCGCTCATGATCCTTCATGAACATCTTAAACACGGAGCAATCGACGGACACCACGGCCCCCTTCACACCGTAAGGCCTAATCGTCAGCAAGACCTCAGCCCCCTTGTCGATGGGAAAATCGTCCCGGCTTGAGACCGGGAAACGGATTCGTGCGCAACTGTCGGAGATGTCCTCGACAACTCCGTTGACGACACGCTCCCCAACAACCACCGACGCCGGGAAAAAACAGGCATAGCGAGGTTCGCCGCGCTCTTCGGCGTCAAATGCCGCCTGCGGGGCCGCCAACTCGATGTGCGCGTCCGGCGAACCGCCAACGCTCAAAATACGGGTATCGAAACAGAGCAACTCGCCATCATAGACGTAAAGGACTTCGGCAAAGACGTCGGCCTCGATCCGGTCCAGAACGGCAGAAGGCACCTCGGCGCGGACCACCAGGCTGCCGTCCCGGCCAACGCCGGATACAAAGGCGATAAAACGGTCCTCGAACGTGGACACTTCGAGGAGTATGTTGTCGCCGACGCCGATATCCATACAGCCCTCCTTATCCCTTCAATAAACTATGGCCTTTCCGCCCGCAATTATATATACACGCTCCCCATGCTCAAAACGCTCGGAATCCTCGCCTGGGGAGGATGCCTTCTGACACTGGCCTGGCAAGGAATAGCCTGGGCCGTCACCGGATCACGCCCCTCCCTGACCC from Pseudodesulfovibrio thermohalotolerans includes the following:
- a CDS encoding HD domain-containing protein; translated protein: MPLSDHVRLVREFAEGHLIGENRRDYHIRLKLDHSMRVLDNGMAIIKGEGIDGRTADLAAMAALYHDIGRFPQFARYGTFKDAESINHGRMGVLTLRTLDLPGGFTHDEWRLIRAAVGLHNAKEVNPGLKGVLATMVNVARDADKVDIFGVVLDHLSQPDSPDRVVVLQLEEHPTRYTPAVLDAVMSGGSCDYSLMRYDKDFLLLMTGWLFSLAYGTSARLLLDRGMVARTFGMLPKNDDISALKEKVLRHLQAAASARR
- a CDS encoding NAD(P)/FAD-dependent oxidoreductase translates to MSDTLYDVAILGSGPGGLQAAIHASRKKVKTLMLGRIDNSSLYWAHVENYCCQIEITGEEILKKGRAQAESFGTEFRDEDVLAIEPEGKLFSLKLESGDIVRTKSVILATGSNRNKLGVPGEKELLGKGVSYCVDCDAGFYRNEVVAVAGCRSAAAGGAVALTNFASEVHLYCAELDVNEGLRQQLVDTGVKVHEGVSIKEIVGENAVESVLLDDGTTQPVSGVFIELGAKGVLELTAMLGVQLDENMKYIETDKKQRTNVPGIYAAGDICGPPLQMAKAVGEGCVAGIETATYAKKLELN
- a CDS encoding SHOCT domain-containing protein produces the protein MDFSHIPAILGGFFDFLDSPQWRAWPFNSGYGEHILPAAARMLFVAAIIGVVLLFLRVLFGPGGPLRDKELEEEARRETEQERAELEEMFAKGEISEMEYNVKMKGLKD
- a CDS encoding PilZ domain-containing protein; translation: MDIGVGDNILLEVSTFEDRFIAFVSGVGRDGSLVVRAEVPSAVLDRIEADVFAEVLYVYDGELLCFDTRILSVGGSPDAHIELAAPQAAFDAEERGEPRYACFFPASVVVGERVVNGVVEDISDSCARIRFPVSSRDDFPIDKGAEVLLTIRPYGVKGAVVSVDCSVFKMFMKDHERYAVLSFENDEPDTRERISGFIKARVCCRISGD